ATGAATTCCGGATCTCCCCACCCCGACACGGCGGACAACATCGACGAGAGCATGCCCGAACTTTGAGACACTGAAAGCGTGAACACCCACTTCCACGCCATCATCCCCGCAGGCGGGTCCGGCACCCGGCTCTGGCCGCTGTCGCGCAAGGCCTCCCCGAAGTTCCTCCACGACGTGCTCGGGACGGGCAGGAGCCTGATCCAGTCCACCTGGGATCGCGTCGCACCGATCGTGGGGCCCGGCAACGTCTGGGTCGTGACCGGTGAGAGCCACTTCGAGCAGGTCGCCGAACAGCTTCCCGAAATGTTTCCGCACAAGATCGTCTCCGAGCCCTCGCCGAAGGACTCGGCCGCGGCCATCGGACTCGCGACCATGCTCATCGCCAAGGAGGACCCCGATGCGATCGTCGGCTCGTTCTCCGCCGACCACTCGATCACGAACGTCGACGAATTCCGAATGGTCATCGACCAGGCCTGCGTCGCCGCCGAGACCGGCGACATCGTCACCGTCGGAATCATGCCACGCAGCCCCGCCACCGCATACGGCTACATCGAGACCGGCGATCTGCTCGGCCTCGACGGTGCGCCGACGGCCCGCCGCGCCATGGCCTTCGCCGAGAAGCCCGCCGCGAGCACGGCCCGCACGTACGTCGACTCCGGTCGCTACCGCTGGAACGCGGGCATGTTCATCGCCAAGGCCCAGGCACTGCTCGAGGTGCTCGAGGCTGAGGACCCGCCCCTGTTCGTCGGCCTCTCGCGCATCGCCGAAGCGTGGGGGACCGATGCCCAGGCGGAGGTGCTCGCCGAGGTGTGGCCCGGTTTGGAGAAGCGCGCCATCGACTACGTCGTGGCCGAACCCGCCGCCGCGGCCGGCCGTGTCATCGTCATTCCCGGCGACTTCGGCTGGGACGATGTCGGCGACTTCGATTCGGTGGCCCGTCTGCGCCAGCCGGTGCCCGGCGAGCCCCGCGGGGTCATCTCGATCGGCGGCAGCTGCGAGCTGCTCGAGGTCGACGCCTCCGGGGTCGTCTTCTCCGAATCCGAGCAGCCGCGCACGGTCGCCATCGTCGGCCTCGACGACCTTGTCGTCGTCGACACCGAGGACGTCCTGCTCATCACCTCCCGGTCTCATGCGCAGGATGTGAAGAAGGCGGTCTCGGCCGCCGGCGAACGCGGACTCGACGACCTGTTGTAATTCGGGTCCGACGTAGCTGGGCGCCGAGCCTGACCGAGCCTCTGTGACACAGGCGGTCTTCGGAGTGTGTCGAATTTGGTCGCATTGCGCCCAAATGTGGCGGAGAGTGCTTAGCATTGCAGTCAATGTCTCAGATATCCGAACCGCGCCCCGACGGGGTTGCGCTCCCCGAAGGACCAGACGTGATCGGCTCGACGATTGCCGAGATCGGTGCAGAGCTCGTCGATTTCCGCCGCGATGTCCACGCGCATCCGGAACTGTCCTTTCAGGAGTTCGACACCACGGACAAGATCGTGGCCCGCCTGGAGGCAGCCGGTCTTGCGCCTCGGCGACTCGAGGGCACCGGCGTCGTCTGCGAGGTCGGTAACGGCCCGGTGGCGTTGGGCCTGCGTGCCGACATCGACGCTCTGCCCATCGACGACCTCATCGATGAGGACTTCGCCTCGACCGTGCCCGGAGTCGCCCACGCCTGCGGTCACGACGTGCACCTCACGGGCCTCGTCGGCGCCGCCATCGCCTTGCAGCGACTCCACGAATCGACCCCCGGCGGCCTCGGCGGAAGCGTGCGACTCATCTTCCAGCCCGGTGAGGAGGTCACCCCGGGCGGTGCGCTGCGCGTCATCTCCCAGGGTGTGCTCGACGACGTTCCCGAGGTCTACGCCCTCCACTGCGACCCCAACGTCGATGTCGGCCGGATCGGCTCGCGCATCGGAGCGATCACCGCCGCCGGCGACACCGTCATCATCCGCCTGACCGGGCACGGCGGGCACACCTCAAGGCCGCACCTGACCGAGGACCTCGTCTACGCGCTGGGCAAACTCGCCACCGACCTGCCCTCCACCTTGGGCCGCCTCATCGATCCGCGCCACGCGATCTCCCTCGTGTGGGGTGAGATCAGCGCCGGCCACGCGGCCAACGTCGTCCCCAGCGAGGGCATCCTGCGCGGAACCCTGCGCTGCCTCGACGTCGACGGCTGGAACCAGGTCGCCGAGGTGCTGCCCGAGCTCGTCGAGCGCATCGCCGGCCCCTACGGAGTCACCGTCGACCTCGACCATCGACGAGGTGTGCCGCCGGTGGTCAACACCGAAGACCAGGTCGCGCTCATCGAATCCGCCGTCCGCGGTGAACTCGGCGAGAACTCCGTCCAGCTGACTCCGCAGTCCATGGGCGGGGAGGACTTCGCCTGGTACCTCACGCACTGCCCCGGAGCACTGGTGCGCATGGGCACCCGCACCCCCGGAGGAACGACGTACGATATCCATCAGGGCGATCTGCTCATCGACGAGGGCAGCATCGAGATCGCCGCCCGCATCTTCACCGCCACCGCGCTGAAGGTCCTCGAACGAAGCTGACGCCCCACCGGTGACTCAGACAGACCCGATAACCTTGGAGCCATGAGAGTGAAGGTCATGAACACGGTCCTGGGCGCCGGCGTCAGCGCGCTGAGCCTGGCGGCACTGAGCGCCTGCTCGGTGACGGCACCCGAACCGCTCGAAGACTCCACCCTCGGGTGCATGATCTCGGCCCCCGCCGGTTTCGACGATCACTCGTCCGGGGCACTGACCCTGGCGGAGACGGAACTGGCGCGCGCGGCGGGACTGTTCTCCGCCACCTCGAGTCAGCGGGTCACGAACTCCTCGGCCACCTCGGAGGCTCTGCAGAGGATGAGCGACCAGGACTGCGCACTGACGACGGTGCTCGGACCCGGCGGCGCAGACGAACTCGCCGACCACGCCAGGAGCAGTCCCGACGGGGTCTTCCTCGGCGTCGCCAGCGGGCACAAGGATTTCCCAGACAATGTACTCAGCATCGACTTCGACCTCGTGCCGCCGGCATTCATCGCCGGCTACATCGCCGCGACCGCCAGCGAAACGGGCAAGGTCGGCACTGTCGTGTCGCAGGGCTTCCCCGAAGCGGAGAAGATCCTGACCGCGTTCGACGCCGGAGTCGACCTCTACAACGACGAGTCCGACGAGGACGTCGACGAGGTGAAGTCCTTCCGCGGCGACGCGGCCACGGGCCGAACCGTGGCCGACACCGGCGAGGCGGGCAAGACGTTCTTCGACACGGCCGATGACGCCGACGTCGATGTCGTCGTTCCCTTCGGTTCGGCGGCGGCGAAGGGCGTGGTCAATGCCGCGACGAAGACGATGCGGGAGATGCGCACCGCAGAGCCGGAGGACGGCGACGATGACGAGGCGGCAGTGCCGAAGATCATCTGGTACGGGGAATCCGGGGCCTTCTCCGACACGATCATCGCGACCATCGAGCCCAACATCCGCAGGGGACTGCGGAGCATGTTCCCCGAATGGCCGCAGAGCAAGAACCCCGACGAGGTGGCCGAAGACGCGCAGGAGGATCCCGTCGACATGGGCGGCTTCCTCGTCGCCGACCACCACTACACTGGCACGATCGACAACGGGGGCGTGAGGATCGCGGCCGAGGACGGTTTCCTCAGCCGGGTCTCGGACGCCGGACGCAGCATCACCGACCTGCGGGAGCGGATCAAGAGCGGCGAAATCGACCCGGAGAAGTCCTGAGGCCGGCCCCGGCGACATCGCTGATGCCCGCCGATTCTTCCATCGTTCGCACACGCGGATCCGATAAGCTGTGCGGGTGTTGAATAATCCCGCCGGCGTCGCAGCAGACGACCCGATCCTGCAGTTGCCCAAAATCTCCCTCCACGATCACCTCGACGGTGGCCTGCGCCCGGCCACGATGATCGAACTGGCCGCGTCGATCGGCCATGAACTGCCCGCCACGGAACCCGAGGCGCTGGCGAAGTGGTACCGCGACTCCGCGAGCTCCGGTGACCTCGTCCGCTACCTCGAGACCTTCTCGCACACCGTCGCCGTGATGCAGAACCGTGAGGGTCTGATGCGTGTGGCCAAGGAATGGGTCCTCGACCAGGTCGCCGACGGCGTCTTCTACGCCGAGGCCCGGTGGGCGCCCGAACAGCATCTGGAAGGCGGACTCGAACTCGACGAGGTCGTCGAAGCTGTCCAGGAAGGACTCGAGGCCGGAGTGATCGAAGCCTCCTCCGACGGCAAGTTCATCCGCGTCGGCCAGATCATCACCGCAATGCGCCAGGCGGACAATTCCCTGGCGATCGCGGAATTGGCGATCCGGCATCGTGAGAAGGGATCGGAGTCCGGGGTCGTGGGCTTCGACATCGCCGGGCCGGAGAACGGGTTCCCGCCCTCGGCTCACCTGTCGGCATTCAACGCGCTCCACCAGGCCTACGTGCCCGTGACGATCCACGCCGGTGAGGCCGCCGGAAAGGATTCGATCCACGAAGCTCTCACCATCTGCCACGCGCAGCGCCTCGGCCACGGAGCCCGCATCGTCGAGGACATGGACATCGTCGAGGGGGAAGGACAGCTCGGCAGCCTGGCCGCCTGGGTCCTCGACCAGCAGATCCCGCTCGAACTGTGCCCCAGCTCGAATCTGCAGACCGACATCGGCGGCACCATCGCCTCCCACCCGATCACCGGGCTCAAGGACCTGGGCTTCGCCGTCACCATCAACCCGGACAACCGACTGATGTCGGCGACCTCGGTCACGCAAGAGATGCGTCTGCTCGTCGACGAGGCCGGCTGGACCCAGACGGACCTCGAATGGGCCACCGTCAACGCGGTCACCGCGGCGTTCCTGCCGCTCGACGTGCGCGAGCGCATGCTCGACGAGATCCTCATCCCAGGATTCGCCCGGGTGAACATTTGAATTCGAGGGACGAAGAGTCGTCGGGCCCGGCCGGTTCGTCAGGGCCGGCCGGGCACGGTGTTCCGACTCCGCG
The Brevibacterium marinum genome window above contains:
- a CDS encoding sugar phosphate nucleotidyltransferase → MNTHFHAIIPAGGSGTRLWPLSRKASPKFLHDVLGTGRSLIQSTWDRVAPIVGPGNVWVVTGESHFEQVAEQLPEMFPHKIVSEPSPKDSAAAIGLATMLIAKEDPDAIVGSFSADHSITNVDEFRMVIDQACVAAETGDIVTVGIMPRSPATAYGYIETGDLLGLDGAPTARRAMAFAEKPAASTARTYVDSGRYRWNAGMFIAKAQALLEVLEAEDPPLFVGLSRIAEAWGTDAQAEVLAEVWPGLEKRAIDYVVAEPAAAAGRVIVIPGDFGWDDVGDFDSVARLRQPVPGEPRGVISIGGSCELLEVDASGVVFSESEQPRTVAIVGLDDLVVVDTEDVLLITSRSHAQDVKKAVSAAGERGLDDLL
- a CDS encoding amidohydrolase is translated as MSQISEPRPDGVALPEGPDVIGSTIAEIGAELVDFRRDVHAHPELSFQEFDTTDKIVARLEAAGLAPRRLEGTGVVCEVGNGPVALGLRADIDALPIDDLIDEDFASTVPGVAHACGHDVHLTGLVGAAIALQRLHESTPGGLGGSVRLIFQPGEEVTPGGALRVISQGVLDDVPEVYALHCDPNVDVGRIGSRIGAITAAGDTVIIRLTGHGGHTSRPHLTEDLVYALGKLATDLPSTLGRLIDPRHAISLVWGEISAGHAANVVPSEGILRGTLRCLDVDGWNQVAEVLPELVERIAGPYGVTVDLDHRRGVPPVVNTEDQVALIESAVRGELGENSVQLTPQSMGGEDFAWYLTHCPGALVRMGTRTPGGTTYDIHQGDLLIDEGSIEIAARIFTATALKVLERS
- a CDS encoding BMP family ABC transporter substrate-binding protein, translated to MRVKVMNTVLGAGVSALSLAALSACSVTAPEPLEDSTLGCMISAPAGFDDHSSGALTLAETELARAAGLFSATSSQRVTNSSATSEALQRMSDQDCALTTVLGPGGADELADHARSSPDGVFLGVASGHKDFPDNVLSIDFDLVPPAFIAGYIAATASETGKVGTVVSQGFPEAEKILTAFDAGVDLYNDESDEDVDEVKSFRGDAATGRTVADTGEAGKTFFDTADDADVDVVVPFGSAAAKGVVNAATKTMREMRTAEPEDGDDDEAAVPKIIWYGESGAFSDTIIATIEPNIRRGLRSMFPEWPQSKNPDEVAEDAQEDPVDMGGFLVADHHYTGTIDNGGVRIAAEDGFLSRVSDAGRSITDLRERIKSGEIDPEKS
- a CDS encoding adenosine deaminase; the encoded protein is MLNNPAGVAADDPILQLPKISLHDHLDGGLRPATMIELAASIGHELPATEPEALAKWYRDSASSGDLVRYLETFSHTVAVMQNREGLMRVAKEWVLDQVADGVFYAEARWAPEQHLEGGLELDEVVEAVQEGLEAGVIEASSDGKFIRVGQIITAMRQADNSLAIAELAIRHREKGSESGVVGFDIAGPENGFPPSAHLSAFNALHQAYVPVTIHAGEAAGKDSIHEALTICHAQRLGHGARIVEDMDIVEGEGQLGSLAAWVLDQQIPLELCPSSNLQTDIGGTIASHPITGLKDLGFAVTINPDNRLMSATSVTQEMRLLVDEAGWTQTDLEWATVNAVTAAFLPLDVRERMLDEILIPGFARVNI